One genomic segment of Microbacterium sp. BLY includes these proteins:
- the hrpA gene encoding ATP-dependent RNA helicase HrpA, translating to MSSPVISYPPELPVSAARDEIADAVRDHQVVIVAGATGSGKTTQLPKIALELGRERIAHTQPRRLAARTIAERVAEELQVELGTLVGYKVRFTDKVSDATRIALMTDGILLNEIHRDRLLTRYDTIIIDEAHERSLNVDFLLGYLARILPERPDLKVIITSATIDPESFARHFATADGTPAPVIEVSGRTYPVEIRYRPLVEEGTEEDAASGDPEDEVSAIVTALRELDREAPGDVLVFLPGEAEIRDAADAVRAAYAKDRSPTEVLPLFGRLSAAEQHRVFERSTVAGVRRRVVLATNVAETSLTVPGIKYVIDTGTARISRYSNRSKVQRLPIEAISQASANQRSGRAGRTSDGIAIRLYSEEDYARRPEFTEPEILRTSLASVILQMLALGFGDITAFPFLTPPDSRGVKAAFDLLTELGALRSAQGPDDSPRLTRIGRDIARMPMDPRFARMLIEASPSTGSGTQRGSGPSTGSGTQRGSGTQAVLRDVLAIVAGLSIQDVRERPEERREEADRLHARFVDPTSDFLTLLNLWNHLREQQRELGSSAFRRLCRSEHLNYVRVREWFDVHRQLRTLVKTNDRGAEPGGAADPDAIHRALLSGLLSQIGVLDERTAPAGKNHAPAKDARRRITEYRGARGIRFSIFPGSGLRKKSPRAVMAAEIVETSRTFARTVAAIDPAWAEPLAGDLAKRQVTEPHWSKDAGAAVAFEKVTLFGVEIIPRRRVQFARIDRAASRELFVRHALVEGEWDPSRIDKRVSAFWRSNAELRRRLEKLEERERRRDILAGDEAVFRFYDERIPADVFDVRSFEKWWREALTATPKLLVMRESDLIDDEDRADQREFPTRWTQGDQLLGLAYRFEPGAPDDGVSVVVPLPLLAQIEDRGFDWQVPGLRAELVTGLLRALPKAIRRHVVPAADWAEKFGAALADEGPEAHGGLPPRTLKEALARLVQPLANQVVTAADFDDDRVPAHLRMNFRAVDERGRVVGSGRDLRALQAELSDRARTSVARSIARPGRAEAPGPRGAERVAAAPVEQTGLTGWTFGDLPAVIDTKVAGGVVRGYPAIIDAGKSVSVRVEATPDAAAAATRDGVLRLVLLAVPSPSSYVQQHLTSQEKLALAASPYPSAAALIEDCRAAVARRVIDAATGGADGRDRGVVRTEAEFARVRDAVSAVLVDDLFACVSLVARILTKAREVERGIKAQNSLALLGPLNDIRTQLSGLLHPGFVAAAGVDRLAHFPRYLDGMIDRLKTLANEPGKDRARMTEFERMAVLFADAGGTIPLAPDASPAIVEVRWLLEEYRVSVFAQRLGTAQPVSPQRITKALAGK from the coding sequence GCCCACACCCAGCCGCGGCGACTGGCCGCCCGCACGATCGCCGAGCGCGTCGCCGAGGAGCTGCAGGTCGAGCTCGGCACGCTCGTCGGCTACAAGGTGCGCTTCACCGACAAGGTCTCCGACGCGACCCGCATCGCGCTGATGACCGACGGGATCCTCCTCAACGAGATCCACCGCGATCGTCTGCTGACGCGCTACGACACGATCATCATCGACGAGGCGCACGAGCGCTCCCTCAACGTCGACTTCCTGCTCGGCTACCTCGCCCGCATCCTCCCGGAACGCCCCGATCTGAAGGTGATCATCACCTCCGCCACGATCGACCCCGAGAGCTTCGCACGGCACTTCGCCACGGCGGACGGCACTCCCGCGCCCGTCATCGAGGTCTCCGGGCGCACCTACCCCGTCGAGATCCGCTACCGGCCCCTCGTCGAGGAGGGGACGGAGGAGGATGCCGCCTCCGGCGACCCGGAGGACGAGGTGAGCGCGATCGTCACGGCGCTCCGCGAACTCGACCGCGAAGCGCCCGGCGATGTGCTCGTGTTCCTGCCGGGTGAGGCGGAGATCCGCGACGCGGCCGACGCCGTGCGCGCCGCCTACGCGAAGGACCGTTCGCCCACCGAGGTCCTCCCCCTGTTCGGCCGGCTCTCCGCCGCGGAGCAGCACCGGGTGTTCGAGCGCAGCACCGTGGCCGGCGTCCGTCGCCGGGTCGTGCTCGCGACGAACGTGGCCGAGACGAGCCTCACGGTGCCCGGCATCAAATACGTCATCGACACCGGCACCGCGCGCATCTCCCGGTACAGCAACCGCTCGAAGGTGCAGCGGCTGCCCATCGAGGCCATCTCCCAGGCCTCGGCGAATCAGCGCTCCGGGCGCGCCGGCCGTACGAGTGACGGCATCGCCATCCGCCTGTACTCCGAGGAGGACTACGCACGGCGTCCCGAGTTCACCGAACCCGAGATCCTGCGCACCTCGCTCGCCTCCGTCATCCTGCAGATGCTCGCGCTCGGCTTCGGCGACATCACGGCGTTCCCCTTCCTCACCCCACCCGACTCCCGAGGCGTGAAGGCCGCGTTCGACCTGCTCACCGAACTCGGCGCCCTCCGATCCGCGCAGGGGCCGGATGACAGCCCCCGGCTCACCCGCATCGGGCGCGACATCGCCCGGATGCCGATGGACCCGCGGTTCGCGCGGATGCTCATCGAGGCGAGCCCTTCGACAGGCTCAGGGACCCAGCGGGGGTCGGGCCCTTCGACAGGCTCAGGGACCCAGCGGGGCTCAGGGACCCAGGCGGTGCTGCGGGACGTGCTCGCCATCGTCGCGGGGCTGTCGATCCAGGACGTGCGGGAGCGACCCGAGGAGCGCCGCGAGGAGGCCGACCGGCTACACGCGCGCTTCGTCGACCCGACGAGCGACTTCCTCACCCTCCTGAATCTCTGGAACCACCTACGCGAGCAGCAGCGCGAACTGGGCTCCAGCGCGTTCCGCCGGCTGTGCCGCAGCGAGCACCTCAACTACGTCCGCGTCCGCGAGTGGTTCGACGTGCACCGCCAGCTGCGGACGCTCGTGAAGACCAACGACCGGGGCGCGGAGCCGGGCGGCGCGGCGGACCCGGACGCCATCCACCGCGCGCTGCTGTCCGGACTGCTGTCGCAGATCGGCGTCCTCGACGAGCGCACCGCCCCCGCGGGCAAGAACCACGCCCCCGCGAAGGACGCCCGCCGCCGGATCACCGAGTACCGAGGCGCGCGCGGCATCCGCTTCTCGATCTTCCCGGGATCGGGCCTGCGCAAGAAGAGCCCCCGGGCGGTCATGGCCGCCGAGATCGTGGAGACCTCCCGCACATTCGCTCGCACGGTCGCCGCCATCGACCCGGCCTGGGCCGAACCCCTCGCCGGCGACCTCGCGAAGCGGCAGGTCACCGAGCCGCACTGGTCCAAGGACGCCGGCGCCGCCGTGGCGTTCGAGAAGGTCACCCTGTTCGGGGTCGAGATCATCCCGCGCCGCCGGGTGCAGTTCGCCCGCATCGACCGGGCCGCCTCGCGCGAGCTCTTCGTGCGTCATGCGCTCGTCGAGGGCGAATGGGACCCGTCCCGCATCGACAAGCGGGTCAGCGCGTTCTGGCGCAGCAACGCCGAGCTCCGCCGCCGCCTGGAGAAGCTCGAGGAGCGCGAGCGGCGCCGCGACATCCTGGCCGGCGACGAGGCCGTCTTCCGCTTCTACGACGAGCGCATCCCCGCCGACGTTTTCGACGTGCGCTCGTTCGAGAAGTGGTGGCGCGAGGCGCTGACCGCGACGCCGAAGCTGCTCGTGATGCGCGAGAGCGACCTCATCGACGACGAGGACCGCGCCGACCAGCGCGAGTTCCCGACCCGGTGGACCCAGGGCGACCAGCTGCTCGGCCTCGCGTACCGGTTCGAGCCGGGTGCCCCCGACGACGGCGTGAGCGTCGTGGTCCCGCTGCCGCTGCTCGCCCAGATCGAGGACCGCGGTTTCGACTGGCAGGTGCCGGGGCTCCGTGCCGAGCTCGTCACCGGGCTGCTGCGTGCGCTGCCCAAGGCCATCCGGCGCCACGTCGTCCCCGCCGCCGACTGGGCCGAGAAGTTCGGCGCGGCGCTGGCCGACGAGGGACCGGAGGCGCACGGCGGCCTCCCCCCGCGCACCCTCAAGGAGGCGCTCGCACGGCTCGTGCAGCCGCTCGCGAACCAGGTGGTCACGGCCGCCGACTTCGACGACGACCGGGTGCCGGCGCACCTGCGCATGAACTTCCGCGCCGTGGACGAGCGCGGACGCGTCGTCGGGTCCGGGCGCGATCTCCGGGCGCTGCAGGCCGAGCTCTCCGACCGGGCGCGCACCAGCGTCGCCCGCTCCATCGCCCGCCCCGGGCGCGCGGAGGCACCGGGACCGCGCGGCGCGGAGCGCGTGGCCGCCGCGCCCGTCGAGCAGACCGGCCTGACGGGGTGGACGTTCGGCGACCTCCCGGCGGTCATCGACACGAAGGTCGCCGGCGGCGTCGTCCGCGGGTATCCGGCGATCATCGATGCCGGCAAGAGCGTGTCGGTGCGGGTCGAGGCGACCCCCGACGCCGCAGCCGCCGCCACACGCGACGGCGTGCTGCGTCTCGTCCTGCTCGCGGTGCCGTCGCCGTCCTCGTACGTGCAGCAGCACCTCACCAGCCAGGAGAAGCTCGCGCTCGCCGCCTCGCCGTACCCGTCGGCGGCCGCGCTCATCGAGGACTGCCGGGCCGCCGTCGCCCGCCGCGTCATCGATGCCGCGACCGGAGGTGCCGACGGCCGCGACCGCGGCGTCGTGCGCACCGAGGCCGAGTTCGCCCGGGTGCGCGACGCCGTCTCGGCCGTGCTCGTCGACGATCTCTTCGCCTGCGTCTCGCTCGTCGCCCGCATCCTCACGAAGGCGCGGGAGGTGGAGCGGGGCATCAAGGCGCAGAACTCGCTGGCGCTGCTCGGCCCGCTCAACGACATCCGCACCCAGCTCTCCGGGCTGCTGCACCCCGGATTCGTCGCGGCGGCGGGAGTCGACCGGCTCGCCCACTTCCCCCGCTACCTCGACGGCATGATCGACCGGCTGAAGACCCTCGCGAACGAGCCGGGCAAGGACCGCGCGCGGATGACCGAGTTCGAGCGGATGGCGGTGCTGTTCGCGGACGCCGGGGGCACGATCCCCCTCGCGCCCGACGCTTCCCCCGCGATCGTCGAGGTGCGCTGGCTGCTGGAGGAGTACCGGGTCAGCGTCTTCGCCCAGCGCCTCGGCACCGCGCAGCCGGTGTCGCCGCAGCGGATCACCAAGGCGCTCGCAGGGAAGTGA